GTAATCTTAATCATATTTATATTGTAAAAACCTGATTTTCCTGTTCGCTTACGCGAATGAAAGTGGTTCGTTTAGTAAGTTCTTTTAATCTTGGTGCTCCAACATAGGTGCAGGTACTTCTTATACCGCCTAAAATATCTAAAACAGTATGAATTACCTCTCCCTTAAACGGCACTTGCACTGTTTTTCCTTCACTTGCCCTGTATTCTGCAACACCGCCGGCATGTTTGTCCATTGCTGTTTTTGAGCTCATTCCGTAAAATTGTTTAAATTTTCTGCCTTCAACTTCTATCAATTCACCGCCGCTTTCGGTATGTCCAGCCAGCATGCCTCCTAACATTACAAAATCGGCTCCCGCTCCAAAGGCTTTGGCTACATCACCTGGAGTTGTACAGCCTCCGTCGCTAATAATAAGCCCTCCTAAACCGTGGGCTGCATCGGCACATTCTATAATAGCCGATAATTGCGGATAACCTACACCTGTTTTCACTCGTGTGGTACAAACAGATCCCGGCCCAATGCCTACTTTTACAATATCGGCTCCTGCTAATAACAATTCTTCGGTCATTTCTCCTGTAACAACGTTTCCGGCAATAATGATTTTATCAGGATATTGTTTGCGGGTTTTCTTTAAAAACTGAACAAAATGCTCAGAATAACCATTGGCAACATCTATGCAAATAAATTTCAGTAATGGATTTGCAGTAATTATATGTCCGATTTTCTCAAAATCTTCTTTTCCGGTTCCAGTGCTTACGGCAATATAATCGTAGAAATCAGGTGATGCGTTTTTTAAAAAACGATTCCATTCTTCTATAGTGTAATGTTTATGAATGGCGGTAAATAATTTTTCTTCTGCTAAAACTTTTGCCATTTCAAATGTTCCCACAGTGTCCATATTAGCAGCCATGATTGGAATTCCGGTCCAGTCGGCAGTGCTGTGCAAAAATTTAAAATTCCGTTCTAGCGAGACTTCTGATCTGCTTTTCAGCATTGATCTTTTGGGCTTAAACATTACGTCTTTAAACCCTAATTTTAAGTCCATTTCTATTCTCATAGTTCGAGATTTTGGTTACTCTCAAATATAAGAAATTTTAGATTTTTGATTTCAGATTTTAGATTAACAAAACCTTGAACTTTTGAACAATTTGAACACTGATTATACGGATTCGCTTTCGCGAAAACGCAGATTGAAACAGATTTTTATTTTTGAAATTCCGCAGAGATTCGCAAAAGGTTTCGCAAAGATTCACAAAATTTAGTTGCTAAAATGCGTTTCGACTTCGCTCAACGTAACAAACTTGAAACTTTAAACATGAAACAAAACAAAACAAAACAAAACAAACAAAACAAACAAAAAATTTACCCGTGTATCGTCTCGCTTTTCCCGTAGTTCGTAATAATCGATTCTTCAAATTCAAGCCATTCTCTCCAGCGTTTTTCAACATCTATTCCTGTTCCGTATTTGCGGGCGTAGGTGATAAATGTGGTATAATGTCCTGCTTCGCTTTCCATTAATTCTCTGTAGAAAACAGCCAGTTCTTCATCTTTTATAT
This portion of the Flavobacterium gelatinilyticum genome encodes:
- a CDS encoding GMP reductase, with amino-acid sequence MRIEMDLKLGFKDVMFKPKRSMLKSRSEVSLERNFKFLHSTADWTGIPIMAANMDTVGTFEMAKVLAEEKLFTAIHKHYTIEEWNRFLKNASPDFYDYIAVSTGTGKEDFEKIGHIITANPLLKFICIDVANGYSEHFVQFLKKTRKQYPDKIIIAGNVVTGEMTEELLLAGADIVKVGIGPGSVCTTRVKTGVGYPQLSAIIECADAAHGLGGLIISDGGCTTPGDVAKAFGAGADFVMLGGMLAGHTESGGELIEVEGRKFKQFYGMSSKTAMDKHAGGVAEYRASEGKTVQVPFKGEVIHTVLDILGGIRSTCTYVGAPRLKELTKRTTFIRVSEQENQVFTI